The Burkholderia cepacia genome includes a region encoding these proteins:
- a CDS encoding M3 family metallopeptidase, with translation MSASANTNPLLDFSGLPRFGEIRPEHVTPALDTLLDAANRAVETASATATPATWADVVETVEHATEPLGRAWGIVGHLNAVADTPELRAAYGENLPRVTEFWSSVGQNLALYEKYKAIAASAEYATLSTERKKILDNALRDFRLSGAELPEDQKPRFAELQEQQAALSKAFSDHVLDATNAYAYIVQDDAELAGLPGDAIEAAREAAQKDGKEGWKFTLHFPSYFPVLQYADNRALRETLYRAYATRASELGPQYGDGKAEWDNTAIVTDALKLRREEAQMLGYRNFAEVSLAPKMAESPQQVIAFLEDLATRARPHAEKDWDELRTFAAKELGLAELAPWDIAYAAEKLRQQRYAFSENEVKQYFPEPAALKGLFTVTETLFGVQIKPDDAPVWHKDVRFFRVENRDGSLVAQFYLDLYAREGKRGGAWMDDARSRAKRGSTVQTPVAYLTCNFSAPVGGKPACFTHDEVITLFHEFGHGLHHMLTRVDELGVSGINGVEWDAVELPSQFMENFCWEWDVLSSMSSHVDTGAALPRELFDKMIAAKNFQSGLGTLRQIVFSMFDMLLHVDFDPAGATGVTAFAREINERYHVIPQAAFSRWPNTFSHIFAGGYAAGYYSYKWAEVLSADAYAAFEEAAAASGSVLDAATGTRYRREILEVGGSRPAMDSFKAFRGREPQIDALLRHNGMAAPAH, from the coding sequence ATGTCCGCCAGCGCCAACACCAACCCGCTTCTCGACTTCTCGGGCCTGCCCCGCTTCGGCGAGATCCGCCCGGAACACGTGACGCCCGCGCTCGACACGCTGCTCGATGCCGCCAACCGCGCGGTCGAGACGGCAAGCGCGACCGCGACGCCGGCAACCTGGGCGGATGTCGTCGAGACGGTCGAGCACGCGACAGAGCCGCTCGGTCGCGCGTGGGGCATCGTCGGCCACCTGAACGCGGTCGCCGATACACCCGAACTGCGGGCCGCCTACGGCGAAAACCTGCCGCGCGTGACCGAATTCTGGTCGAGCGTCGGCCAGAACCTCGCGCTGTACGAGAAGTACAAGGCGATCGCCGCGAGTGCCGAATACGCAACGCTGTCCACCGAACGCAAAAAGATCCTCGACAACGCGCTGCGCGACTTCCGCCTGTCGGGCGCCGAGCTGCCCGAGGATCAGAAGCCGCGCTTCGCCGAACTGCAGGAACAGCAGGCCGCGCTGTCGAAGGCCTTCTCCGATCACGTGCTCGACGCGACCAACGCGTACGCCTACATCGTGCAGGACGACGCAGAACTGGCCGGCCTGCCCGGCGACGCGATCGAGGCCGCCCGCGAAGCCGCGCAAAAGGACGGCAAGGAAGGCTGGAAATTCACGCTGCACTTCCCGTCGTACTTCCCGGTGCTGCAATACGCCGACAACCGTGCGCTGCGCGAGACGCTCTACCGCGCCTATGCGACGCGCGCGTCGGAACTCGGGCCGCAGTACGGCGACGGCAAGGCCGAATGGGACAACACGGCGATCGTCACCGATGCGCTGAAGCTGCGCCGCGAAGAAGCGCAGATGCTCGGCTACCGCAACTTCGCCGAAGTGTCGCTCGCACCGAAGATGGCCGAGTCGCCGCAGCAGGTGATCGCGTTCCTCGAGGATCTCGCGACGCGCGCGCGTCCGCATGCGGAAAAGGACTGGGACGAGCTGCGCACGTTCGCCGCGAAGGAACTCGGCCTCGCCGAACTCGCGCCGTGGGACATCGCCTACGCGGCCGAGAAGCTGCGCCAGCAGCGCTACGCGTTCTCGGAGAACGAGGTCAAGCAGTACTTCCCGGAGCCGGCCGCGCTGAAGGGCCTGTTCACCGTCACCGAGACGCTGTTCGGCGTCCAGATCAAGCCGGACGATGCGCCGGTGTGGCACAAGGACGTGCGCTTCTTCCGCGTCGAGAACCGCGACGGCTCGCTCGTCGCGCAGTTCTATCTCGACCTGTACGCGCGCGAAGGCAAGCGCGGCGGCGCGTGGATGGACGACGCGCGTTCGCGCGCGAAGCGCGGCAGCACCGTGCAGACGCCGGTCGCGTACCTGACCTGCAACTTCTCGGCACCGGTCGGCGGCAAGCCCGCATGCTTCACGCACGACGAAGTCATCACGCTGTTCCATGAATTCGGCCACGGGCTGCACCACATGCTCACGCGCGTCGACGAGCTCGGCGTGTCGGGCATCAACGGCGTCGAATGGGATGCCGTCGAGCTGCCGTCGCAGTTCATGGAAAACTTCTGCTGGGAATGGGACGTGCTGTCGTCGATGTCGTCGCACGTCGACACGGGCGCCGCGCTGCCGCGCGAGCTGTTCGACAAGATGATCGCCGCGAAGAACTTCCAGAGCGGGCTCGGCACGCTGCGCCAGATCGTGTTCTCGATGTTCGACATGCTGCTGCACGTCGACTTCGACCCGGCAGGCGCCACCGGCGTGACCGCCTTCGCGCGCGAGATCAACGAACGCTATCACGTGATCCCGCAAGCCGCGTTCTCGCGCTGGCCGAACACGTTCAGCCACATCTTCGCGGGCGGCTACGCGGCCGGCTACTACAGCTACAAGTGGGCCGAGGTGCTGTCGGCCGATGCGTACGCGGCGTTCGAGGAAGCGGCTGCCGCGAGCGGCAGCGTGCTCGACGCGGCGACCGGCACGCGCTATCGCCGCGAAATCCTCGAGGTCGGCGGCAGCCGCCCGGCGATGGATTCGTTCAAGGCATTCCGCGGCCGCGAGCCGCAGATCGATGCGCTGCTGCGCCACAACGGGATGGCCGCACCCGCGCACTGA
- the dinB gene encoding DNA polymerase IV, giving the protein MFLYSIGTVNPTIIPPAEPSTPPPGDALPRMRKIIHCDCDCFYASVEMRDDPSLRNRPLAVGGRPDQRGVIATCNYEARRYGVHSAMSSALAMRKCPDLLILPSAMDKYRAASRQIMAIYRDYTPDVEPLSLDEAYLDVSGSQRCQGSATLIAREIRQRVHDTVGVTVSAGVAPNKFIAKIASDWNKPDGLFVVRPHEIDAFVAALPVRKLHGVGKVTASRLDRLGIQTCAQLRDWPLIDLHREFGAFGRRLYELSRGIDERPVQADQERKSVSVETTYVTDLTTLEQCAAEIRKLTVQLDARIARAGAARSIRKLYVKIRFADFQRTTVECVADATHADTAVTLLAKGLQRRAQAVRLLGVGVRIDEDTAERHGQFSLFEPEPPAS; this is encoded by the coding sequence GTGTTTTTGTACAGTATCGGCACCGTGAACCCGACCATCATTCCGCCTGCCGAACCGAGCACGCCGCCGCCGGGCGACGCGCTGCCGCGCATGCGCAAGATCATTCATTGCGATTGCGACTGCTTCTACGCGTCGGTCGAGATGCGCGACGACCCGTCGCTGCGCAACCGGCCGCTCGCGGTCGGCGGCCGGCCCGACCAGCGCGGCGTGATCGCAACCTGCAACTACGAGGCGCGGCGCTACGGCGTGCATTCGGCGATGTCGTCGGCGCTGGCGATGCGCAAGTGTCCGGACCTGCTGATCCTGCCGTCCGCGATGGACAAGTACCGCGCGGCATCGCGGCAGATCATGGCGATCTATCGCGATTACACGCCCGACGTCGAGCCGCTGTCGCTCGACGAGGCGTACCTCGACGTCAGCGGGTCGCAGCGCTGCCAGGGCAGTGCGACGCTGATCGCGCGGGAGATCCGCCAGCGCGTGCACGATACGGTCGGCGTGACCGTGTCGGCCGGCGTCGCGCCGAACAAGTTCATCGCGAAGATCGCGTCCGACTGGAACAAGCCCGACGGGCTGTTCGTCGTGCGGCCGCACGAGATCGACGCGTTCGTCGCGGCGCTGCCGGTGCGCAAGCTGCACGGCGTCGGCAAGGTGACGGCCTCGCGGCTCGACCGGCTCGGCATCCAGACCTGCGCGCAATTGCGCGACTGGCCGCTGATCGACCTGCACCGTGAATTCGGCGCGTTCGGGCGGCGGCTGTACGAACTGTCGCGCGGGATCGACGAGCGGCCGGTGCAGGCCGACCAGGAGCGCAAGTCGGTCAGCGTCGAGACGACCTACGTCACCGACCTGACGACGCTCGAGCAGTGCGCGGCCGAGATTCGCAAGCTGACCGTCCAGCTCGACGCGCGTATCGCGCGGGCGGGCGCCGCGCGCTCGATCCGCAAGCTGTACGTGAAGATCCGCTTTGCCGATTTCCAGCGGACGACGGTCGAGTGCGTGGCCGACGCGACGCATGCGGATACGGCCGTCACGCTGCTCGCGAAGGGGCTGCAACGGCGTGCGCAGGCGGTGCGGCTGCTCGGCGTCGGCGTGCGCATCGACGAGGATACCGCCGAGCGCCACGGGCAGTTCTCGCTGTTCGAACCCGAGCCGCCGGCGTCATGA
- a CDS encoding aspartate/glutamate racemase family protein, which yields MKTIGLIGGMSWESSAEYYRMINRHSKALHGGHHNAKSVLVTVDFAEIEALQRTHDWAALGERMAGAARQLEAAGADLVVLTTNTMHRVHAAIEAAVTLPFLHIADPTGEALLAAGVSRVGLLGTRYTMELPFYAERLRGKFGLDVLVPDERGRDDVHRIIYDELCHGVVDAGSRATYVTIIEELATRGAQAVILGCTEITLLIGADDSPLPVFDTTALHAKAAVEWAAR from the coding sequence ATGAAGACGATCGGACTGATCGGCGGGATGAGCTGGGAATCGTCGGCCGAGTATTACCGGATGATCAATCGCCATTCGAAGGCGCTGCACGGCGGGCACCACAACGCGAAGAGCGTGCTGGTCACGGTCGATTTCGCGGAGATCGAAGCGCTGCAGCGCACGCACGACTGGGCCGCGCTCGGCGAACGGATGGCCGGCGCCGCGCGGCAGCTCGAAGCGGCCGGCGCCGATCTCGTCGTGCTGACGACCAACACGATGCATCGCGTCCACGCCGCGATCGAAGCCGCGGTGACGCTGCCGTTCCTGCATATCGCCGATCCGACCGGCGAAGCACTGCTTGCGGCGGGCGTCTCGCGCGTCGGCCTGCTGGGCACGCGCTACACGATGGAGTTGCCGTTCTACGCGGAGCGGCTGCGCGGGAAGTTCGGGCTCGACGTGCTCGTGCCGGACGAACGCGGGCGCGACGACGTGCACCGGATCATCTACGACGAGCTGTGCCACGGTGTGGTCGACGCGGGGTCGCGCGCGACGTACGTGACGATCATCGAGGAACTGGCGACACGCGGCGCCCAGGCAGTGATCCTCGGCTGCACGGAAATCACGCTGCTGATCGGCGCGGACGACTCGCCGCTGCCGGTGTTCGATACGACCGCGCTGCATGCGAAGGCGGCGGTCGAGTGGGCGGCGCGTTGA
- the xth gene encoding exodeoxyribonuclease III yields the protein MKIATWNVNSLNVRKQHVLDWLAQSGTDVLCLQELKLPDEKFPRADLEAAGYRSWFTGQKTYNGVAILARDTLSVDESDVVRNIPGFDDPQQRVIAATVDGVRIVSAYFPNGQAPDSDKFVYKMQWLDALQAWLRTELQRYPKLALLGDYNIAPEDRDVHDPAKWEGQNLVSPQERAHFAQLIELGFVDAFRRFEQPEKTFTWWDYRMMAFRRNAGLRIDHVLLSPALAQTCTSCEVDRTPRTWEQPSDHTPVVAVVG from the coding sequence ATGAAAATCGCCACCTGGAACGTCAACTCGCTCAACGTCCGCAAGCAGCACGTACTCGACTGGCTCGCGCAAAGCGGCACCGACGTGCTGTGCCTGCAGGAACTGAAGCTGCCGGACGAGAAATTCCCGCGCGCCGATCTTGAAGCCGCTGGCTACCGCAGCTGGTTCACGGGCCAGAAGACCTACAACGGCGTCGCGATCCTCGCGCGCGACACGCTGTCCGTCGACGAATCGGACGTCGTGCGCAACATTCCGGGCTTCGACGATCCCCAGCAGCGCGTGATCGCCGCGACGGTCGACGGCGTGCGCATCGTGTCCGCGTATTTCCCGAACGGCCAGGCACCGGACTCGGACAAGTTCGTCTACAAGATGCAATGGCTCGACGCGCTGCAGGCGTGGCTGCGCACCGAGCTGCAGCGCTACCCGAAGCTCGCGCTGCTCGGCGACTACAACATCGCGCCGGAAGACCGCGACGTGCACGACCCCGCGAAATGGGAAGGCCAGAACCTCGTGTCGCCGCAGGAGCGCGCCCACTTCGCGCAACTGATCGAACTCGGCTTCGTCGATGCGTTCCGCCGCTTCGAACAGCCGGAGAAGACCTTCACGTGGTGGGACTACCGGATGATGGCGTTCCGCCGCAACGCGGGGCTGCGCATCGACCACGTGTTGCTGTCGCCGGCGCTCGCGCAGACCTGCACGTCGTGCGAGGTCGATCGCACGCCGCGCACGTGGGAACAGCCGTCCGACCACACGCCCGTGGTCGCGGTCGTCGGCTGA
- a CDS encoding prolyl oligopeptidase family serine peptidase, whose protein sequence is MSDSFRWPAGADPFRFLEALDSKRARTWVDEQNARTRAALRDDDAYRALTARLAKAYLPRERPVIPTRWRDWAYDLWQDDLHPKGLWRRTRWDDWRAGRPAWETLLDVDALGAEEGESWVFEQDAILYPDGDRALLSLSPGGADAVVVREFDLVERRFVEGGFTIDAPGHHTVGWIDRDTVYVSWDRGDAHATAAGYPYEARRWVRGTALADAPVVFSGEPDDISAGAGFDPIDNRHVAWRSVDFFDAHAYRLTDAGEWARYDVPTHVEVGFWEGWLMLEPRLDWDCGGVRHAGGSLLAIREQAFLAGSRELTTLFAPQPTTSACTWTHTRTTLIASWLDDVHNRTMLWQPRQADDGTWTWDARPFEWAGDAQIDVEPVEPTLNDEVYVDVDTYLDPPECWLADLADRADDAPSRRVLLDRPPVQFDATGLVVRRASARSQDGTMVPYTLIGPRDALDPAEGATRVARPCLLSGYGGFAIPNLPGYSDAFGIGWLERGGVMAFAHIRGGGEFGPRWHVDAQREHRQRSFDDFIAVAEDLAATGVTSAAQLGIEGGSNGGLLVAACMVQRPELFGAVLCRVPLLDMRRYPKLHAGAAWLDEYGDPDDPREAAALAAYSPYHRVREGVAYPPLLLTTSTRDDRVHPAHARKMAARMHALGHERVWYWENTDGGHGSADDLERAEADAAEFGFLWAHLGPAPARR, encoded by the coding sequence ATGTCCGATTCCTTCCGCTGGCCCGCCGGGGCCGACCCGTTCCGTTTCCTCGAAGCGCTCGACAGCAAGCGCGCCCGCACGTGGGTCGACGAGCAGAATGCGCGCACGCGCGCCGCGCTGCGTGACGACGACGCGTATCGCGCGCTGACGGCGCGCCTCGCGAAAGCGTACCTGCCGCGCGAACGCCCGGTGATTCCAACCCGCTGGCGCGACTGGGCCTACGACCTGTGGCAGGACGATCTCCATCCGAAGGGGCTGTGGCGCCGCACGCGCTGGGACGACTGGCGTGCGGGCCGGCCGGCGTGGGAAACGCTGCTCGACGTCGACGCGCTCGGCGCGGAGGAGGGCGAATCGTGGGTGTTCGAGCAGGACGCGATCCTGTATCCGGACGGCGATCGCGCGCTGCTGTCGCTGTCGCCGGGCGGTGCCGACGCGGTCGTCGTGCGCGAATTCGATCTCGTCGAACGTCGTTTCGTCGAGGGCGGCTTCACGATCGACGCGCCGGGGCATCACACGGTCGGCTGGATCGATCGCGATACCGTCTACGTGAGCTGGGATCGCGGCGACGCGCACGCCACCGCGGCCGGCTATCCGTATGAAGCGCGGCGCTGGGTGCGCGGCACCGCGCTTGCCGATGCGCCCGTCGTCTTCAGCGGCGAACCCGACGACATCAGCGCGGGCGCGGGGTTCGATCCGATCGACAACCGCCACGTCGCGTGGCGCAGCGTCGACTTCTTCGACGCGCATGCGTACCGGCTGACCGACGCGGGCGAGTGGGCGCGCTACGACGTGCCGACCCATGTCGAGGTCGGCTTCTGGGAAGGCTGGCTCATGCTGGAGCCGCGCCTCGACTGGGATTGCGGCGGCGTGCGCCATGCGGGCGGCTCGCTGCTGGCGATCCGCGAGCAGGCGTTCCTGGCCGGGTCGCGCGAACTCACGACGCTGTTCGCGCCGCAGCCGACGACGTCCGCGTGCACGTGGACGCATACGCGCACGACGCTGATCGCGAGCTGGCTCGACGACGTGCACAACCGCACGATGCTGTGGCAACCGCGACAGGCCGACGACGGTACGTGGACATGGGATGCGCGGCCGTTCGAGTGGGCGGGCGACGCGCAGATCGACGTCGAGCCCGTCGAGCCGACGCTGAACGACGAGGTGTACGTCGACGTCGACACCTATCTCGATCCGCCCGAATGCTGGCTGGCGGATCTGGCCGACCGCGCGGACGATGCGCCGTCGCGCCGCGTGCTGCTCGACCGGCCGCCGGTGCAGTTCGACGCGACGGGGCTCGTCGTGCGCCGCGCGAGCGCGCGCTCGCAAGACGGCACGATGGTGCCGTACACGCTGATCGGGCCGCGCGATGCACTCGATCCGGCCGAAGGCGCCACGCGCGTCGCGCGGCCGTGTTTGCTGTCGGGCTACGGCGGCTTTGCGATCCCGAACCTGCCGGGCTACAGCGATGCGTTCGGCATCGGATGGCTCGAGCGTGGCGGCGTGATGGCGTTCGCGCACATCCGCGGCGGTGGCGAGTTCGGGCCGCGCTGGCACGTCGACGCGCAGCGCGAACATCGTCAGCGTTCGTTCGACGATTTCATCGCGGTGGCCGAGGATCTGGCCGCGACCGGCGTGACGAGCGCCGCACAGCTCGGCATCGAGGGCGGCAGCAACGGCGGGCTGCTGGTGGCCGCGTGCATGGTGCAGCGGCCGGAGCTGTTCGGTGCGGTGCTCTGCCGCGTGCCGCTGCTCGACATGCGGCGCTATCCGAAGCTGCACGCGGGCGCCGCGTGGCTCGACGAATACGGCGATCCGGACGATCCGCGCGAAGCTGCGGCGCTGGCCGCGTATTCGCCGTATCACCGCGTGCGCGAAGGCGTCGCGTATCCGCCGTTACTGCTGACGACATCGACGCGCGACGACCGCGTGCATCCCGCGCATGCGCGCAAGATGGCCGCGCGCATGCATGCGCTGGGCCATGAACGGGTGTGGTATTGGGAGAACACCGACGGCGGCCACGGCAGTGCCGACGACCTGGAACGCGCGGAAGCCGACGCGGCGGAATTCGGGTTCCTGTGGGCCCATCTCGGGCCGGCGCCCGCGCGGCGCTGA
- the ntrC gene encoding nitrogen regulation protein NR(I), which translates to MKPIWIVDDDQSIRWVLEKALARDSFATKSFANVRDALAALDHETPQVLVSDIRMPGGSGLELLQAMHERLPGLPVIIMTAFSDLDSAVAAFQGGAFEYLAKPFDVDKAVELIRRAVEESLRGGVPQDERVAEAPEMLGQAPAMQDMFRAIGRLSHSAATVLITGESGTGKELVARALHRHSPRANGPFIALNTAAIPKDLLESELFGHERGAFTGAQTTRQGRFEQAENGTLFLDEIGDMPFDLQTRLLRVLSDGQFYRVGGHNPLRANVRVIAATHQNLESRVRQGLFREDLYHRLNVIRLRLPPLRERSEDIALLTRHFLQKSARDLGVEPKRVSDEALAYLTSLAFPGNVRQLENLANWLTVMAPAQTVEIKDLPPDLVPAGAPVVAVGDAADAQAAGSDASALPPIAGVTGAPAAAAPNGSAPAGYPVWEHGLRTEVARLLRENSADVMDELARRFEAAVIREALDFTRGRKVEAAERLGIGRNTITRKIQELHLEP; encoded by the coding sequence ATGAAGCCGATCTGGATAGTAGACGACGACCAATCGATCCGCTGGGTGCTTGAAAAGGCGCTCGCCCGGGACAGCTTCGCGACGAAGAGCTTCGCGAACGTGCGCGACGCGCTGGCCGCGCTCGACCACGAGACGCCGCAGGTGCTCGTATCCGACATCCGGATGCCGGGCGGCTCGGGCCTCGAGTTGCTGCAGGCGATGCACGAGCGCCTGCCGGGCCTGCCCGTCATCATCATGACGGCGTTCTCCGATCTCGACAGCGCCGTCGCGGCGTTCCAGGGCGGCGCGTTCGAATATCTCGCGAAGCCGTTCGACGTCGACAAGGCGGTCGAGCTGATTCGCCGCGCGGTGGAAGAAAGCCTGCGCGGCGGCGTGCCGCAGGACGAGCGCGTGGCCGAGGCGCCCGAGATGCTCGGCCAGGCGCCCGCGATGCAGGACATGTTCCGCGCGATCGGCCGCCTGTCGCACTCGGCCGCGACCGTGCTGATCACCGGCGAATCGGGCACCGGCAAGGAGCTCGTCGCGCGTGCATTGCACCGTCACAGCCCGCGTGCGAACGGGCCGTTCATCGCGCTGAACACCGCGGCGATTCCGAAGGATCTGCTCGAATCCGAGCTGTTCGGCCATGAGCGCGGCGCGTTCACCGGCGCGCAGACGACGCGGCAGGGCCGCTTCGAGCAGGCCGAGAACGGCACGCTGTTCCTCGACGAAATCGGCGACATGCCGTTCGACCTGCAGACGCGCCTGTTGCGCGTGCTGTCGGACGGGCAGTTCTATCGGGTCGGCGGGCACAACCCGCTGCGCGCGAACGTGCGCGTGATCGCCGCGACGCACCAGAATCTCGAATCGCGCGTGCGGCAGGGCCTGTTCCGCGAGGACCTTTACCACCGGCTCAACGTGATCCGGCTGCGCCTGCCGCCGCTGCGCGAGCGCAGCGAGGACATCGCGCTGCTCACGCGCCACTTCCTGCAGAAGAGCGCGCGCGATCTCGGCGTCGAGCCGAAACGCGTGTCCGACGAGGCGCTGGCCTACCTGACGTCGCTCGCGTTTCCCGGCAACGTGCGCCAGCTCGAGAACCTCGCGAACTGGCTGACCGTGATGGCGCCCGCGCAGACGGTCGAGATCAAGGACCTGCCGCCCGACCTCGTGCCGGCCGGCGCGCCGGTCGTCGCGGTGGGCGACGCGGCCGACGCGCAGGCGGCAGGCAGCGACGCGAGCGCGTTGCCGCCGATCGCCGGCGTGACGGGCGCGCCGGCCGCCGCTGCGCCGAACGGCAGCGCGCCGGCCGGCTATCCGGTGTGGGAGCACGGTTTGCGCACCGAGGTTGCGCGGCTGTTGCGCGAGAACTCGGCCGACGTGATGGACGAACTCGCACGCCGCTTCGAGGCGGCCGTGATCCGCGAGGCGCTCGACTTCACGCGCGGTCGCAAGGTCGAGGCCGCGGAGCGCCTCGGCATCGGCCGCAACACGATCACGCGCAAGATCCAGGAACTCCATCTGGAGCCCTGA
- the glnL gene encoding nitrogen regulation protein NR(II), whose amino-acid sequence MVLKNLIKAKTGQPERLTDDERLARSGLLAGLEALPTVVIVLDRKTLRIAFANPSAEAMLDISRRQLAQRPWGEIFPNANELASTITAIGEERFHATHLDTVLDRPGREPLHVHAIVGFLETAPDFVLVELFENERQSRTDREERIHDLTAVNKQLIRNLAHEIKNPLGGIRGAAQLLEFELGERERGELREYTQVIIKESDRLQTLVDRLLEPHRHPHIVGDVNIHEVCERVRAVMLAEFPRGLTIERDYDVSVPDLRGDKEQLIQALLNIVRNAAQALRERIAQGDAKIELRTRIARKVTIAKRLYRLALDLHVIDNGPGIPEDIRDRIFYPLVSGRDDGSGLGLTLAQTFVQQHDGTIEVESRPGRTEFQILLPLDH is encoded by the coding sequence ATGGTTCTGAAGAATCTGATCAAGGCGAAAACGGGGCAGCCCGAGCGACTGACGGACGACGAGCGGCTCGCCCGCTCGGGCCTGCTGGCGGGGCTGGAAGCGCTGCCGACGGTCGTGATCGTGCTCGACCGCAAGACGCTGCGGATCGCGTTCGCGAACCCCTCCGCGGAGGCGATGCTCGACATCTCGCGCCGGCAGCTCGCGCAGCGGCCGTGGGGCGAGATTTTCCCGAACGCGAACGAACTGGCGTCGACGATCACCGCGATCGGCGAGGAACGCTTTCACGCGACGCACCTCGATACCGTGCTCGACCGGCCCGGCCGCGAACCGCTGCACGTGCACGCGATCGTCGGCTTCCTCGAGACCGCGCCCGATTTCGTGCTCGTCGAGCTGTTCGAGAACGAACGGCAGTCGCGCACCGATCGCGAGGAGCGCATCCACGACCTGACCGCGGTCAACAAGCAGCTGATCCGCAACCTCGCGCACGAGATCAAGAACCCGCTCGGCGGCATTCGCGGCGCGGCCCAGCTGCTCGAATTCGAACTCGGCGAGCGCGAGCGCGGCGAGTTGCGCGAATACACGCAGGTGATCATCAAGGAGTCCGACCGCCTGCAGACGCTCGTCGACCGGTTGCTGGAGCCGCACCGGCATCCGCACATCGTCGGCGACGTGAACATTCATGAAGTCTGCGAACGCGTGCGCGCGGTGATGCTCGCGGAATTCCCGCGCGGGCTCACGATCGAGCGCGACTACGACGTGAGCGTGCCGGACCTGCGCGGCGACAAGGAGCAACTGATCCAGGCGCTGCTCAACATCGTGCGCAACGCGGCGCAGGCGCTGCGCGAACGGATCGCGCAGGGCGACGCGAAGATCGAGTTGCGCACGCGCATCGCGCGCAAGGTGACGATCGCGAAGCGCCTGTACCGGCTGGCACTGGACTTGCACGTGATCGACAACGGACCCGGCATCCCGGAAGACATCCGCGACCGGATCTTCTATCCGCTCGTGTCCGGGCGCGACGACGGCAGCGGCCTCGGCCTGACGCTCGCGCAGACGTTCGTGCAGCAGCACGACGGGACGATCGAGGTCGAAAGCCGGCCCGGACGTACCGAATTTCAGATCCTGCTGCCGCTCGATCATTGA